The proteins below are encoded in one region of Sphingobium sp. CR2-8:
- the copD gene encoding copper homeostasis membrane protein CopD, with protein sequence MIEGALIGARFALMVDLALLMGLPLFWQVMGMPSSGPARRWVPVALALGGMALSALWLLVSVAGMTGTSIIAPDWASAQIVLTMTPIGTVLAVRGGALLLALVSACAGRQRLTLMAAAVAAATLAWTGHAGATEDMAGTVHRIADVAHIWAAAGWIGALTVLLHAALTVRPVTADMRRVATMLSRFALMGTLIVATLVVSGAINGVMIVGLAQLPALMGSRYGLLLGAKLALFGLMLGLAALNRWRLTPRLEGGEPQHAIAHLRLSLLIETSAAIAIIGLVAWLGTLDPMA encoded by the coding sequence ATGATCGAGGGGGCTTTGATCGGTGCGCGCTTTGCGCTGATGGTCGACCTTGCCCTGCTCATGGGCCTGCCGCTGTTCTGGCAGGTGATGGGTATGCCAAGTTCCGGCCCGGCGCGGCGATGGGTGCCGGTGGCGCTGGCGCTGGGAGGCATGGCGCTGTCCGCGTTGTGGCTGCTGGTGAGCGTCGCGGGCATGACCGGGACATCGATCATCGCCCCCGACTGGGCCAGCGCGCAGATAGTGCTGACGATGACGCCGATCGGGACGGTGCTGGCGGTGCGCGGTGGCGCCTTGCTGCTGGCGCTGGTGTCCGCCTGCGCCGGTCGGCAGCGGCTGACGCTGATGGCCGCCGCCGTGGCCGCCGCGACGCTGGCGTGGACAGGCCATGCCGGGGCGACCGAGGATATGGCCGGAACGGTGCATCGCATCGCCGACGTCGCGCATATCTGGGCGGCGGCGGGATGGATCGGGGCGCTGACCGTGCTGTTGCATGCTGCGCTGACGGTGCGTCCGGTTACGGCCGACATGCGCCGGGTGGCCACGATGTTGTCGCGCTTTGCGCTGATGGGCACGCTGATCGTCGCGACTTTGGTGGTCAGCGGCGCGATCAATGGCGTGATGATCGTCGGGCTGGCGCAGCTTCCGGCCTTGATGGGGAGCCGATACGGGCTGTTACTGGGCGCGAAGCTGGCGCTGTTCGGGCTGATGCTGGGGCTGGCGGCGCTCAATCGCTGGCGGCTGACGCCCCGGTTGGAAGGCGGCGAGCCGCAGCATGCGATCGCGCATCTGCGGTTGTCGCTGCTGATCGAAACGAGCGCCGCCATCGCCATCATCGGGCTGGTGGCCTGGCTGGGGACGCTCGATCCGATGGCCTGA
- a CDS encoding copper resistance protein B, with amino-acid sequence MKRLIAPVALLLASAAAPALAQDHSQMDHGANQMPQPEAAPVSAEPANPHAGHAMPAPDDSVPKGFAPPVPTDHAADALYDPAIMARARAAMTKENGGMTFSQLMIDRLEYRTQKGTDGYAWEGEGWIGGDINRLAIKSEGEGDVGGRLESAELQALYSRAIDPWWNIVAGVRQDFRPQPQRTYATIGIEGLAPYWFEVEAQAFLSDKGDAHLRIEGSYDQRITQRLVLQPAAEVNIAAQDVPELGIGSGLSNIELGLRLRYEFAREFAPYIGVNWERSIGDTARYARAAGEGASATSLVMGIRFWF; translated from the coding sequence ATGAAGCGCCTGATCGCCCCGGTCGCGCTGCTGCTCGCCAGCGCCGCCGCGCCCGCCCTTGCGCAGGACCACAGCCAGATGGATCATGGCGCGAACCAAATGCCGCAACCGGAGGCCGCGCCCGTGTCGGCCGAACCGGCCAATCCTCATGCCGGACATGCCATGCCCGCACCGGACGATAGCGTCCCCAAGGGCTTCGCCCCCCCGGTCCCGACCGACCACGCCGCCGACGCGCTCTACGACCCCGCCATCATGGCTCGCGCCCGCGCCGCCATGACGAAGGAAAATGGCGGCATGACCTTCTCGCAACTGATGATAGACCGCCTCGAATATCGCACGCAAAAGGGCACGGACGGCTATGCCTGGGAAGGGGAAGGCTGGATCGGCGGCGACATAAACCGGCTCGCCATCAAGTCGGAAGGGGAGGGGGACGTCGGCGGCCGCCTCGAAAGCGCCGAACTCCAGGCGCTCTACAGCCGCGCCATCGACCCGTGGTGGAACATCGTCGCGGGCGTCCGGCAGGACTTCCGCCCGCAACCCCAGCGCACCTACGCGACCATCGGCATCGAAGGCCTCGCCCCCTATTGGTTCGAGGTCGAAGCCCAGGCTTTCCTGTCCGACAAGGGCGACGCCCATCTGCGCATAGAGGGCAGCTACGACCAGCGCATCACCCAGCGCCTGGTCCTGCAACCCGCCGCCGAAGTGAACATCGCGGCGCAGGACGTGCCGGAATTGGGCATCGGTTCGGGCCTGTCGAACATCGAACTCGGCCTGCGCCTGCGGTACGAATTCGCCCGCGAATTTGCGCCCTATATTGGGGTTAACTGGGAACGCAGCATCGGCGACACCGCCCGCTACGCCCGTGCGGCGGGGGAGGGCGCGTCCGCCACCAGCCTCGTCATGGGCATCCGATTCTGGTTCTGA
- a CDS encoding ABC transporter ATP-binding protein: MHLPIDPATIAIRAQDVTLSLGTREAPVAILKGVDLTILRGESLAILGASGSGKSSLMAVLSGLERTSGGSVSVGGVDYGTLDEDGLARARRGRIGIILQSFHLLPTMTAHENVAVPLELAGHADAFDRAADELRAVGLGHRIDHYPAQLSGGEQQRVAIARAVAPRPTLLFADEPTGNLDVTTGATIMDLLFERQRAAGATLVIITHDPVLAARCGRIVEMRDGLIVADHAA; encoded by the coding sequence ATGCATTTGCCCATCGATCCCGCCACTATCGCGATCCGCGCGCAGGATGTCACCCTTTCCCTTGGAACACGCGAAGCGCCGGTGGCGATCCTCAAGGGTGTCGACCTCACCATCCTGCGCGGCGAAAGCCTCGCCATATTGGGTGCGTCGGGATCAGGCAAAAGCTCGCTGATGGCGGTATTGTCGGGCCTGGAACGCACCAGTGGCGGCAGCGTTAGCGTAGGCGGCGTCGATTATGGCACGTTGGACGAGGATGGACTAGCCCGCGCCCGGCGCGGTCGCATCGGCATCATCCTGCAAAGCTTCCACCTGCTGCCCACCATGACGGCGCATGAAAATGTCGCCGTGCCCCTGGAACTGGCGGGCCACGCCGACGCGTTCGATCGCGCGGCGGATGAATTGCGCGCGGTGGGCCTGGGCCATCGGATCGACCATTATCCCGCGCAGCTGTCGGGCGGCGAGCAGCAGCGCGTCGCCATCGCCCGTGCCGTCGCGCCGCGTCCGACCTTGCTCTTTGCCGACGAGCCGACCGGCAATCTCGACGTCACCACCGGCGCGACCATCATGGACCTGTTGTTCGAACGGCAACGCGCGGCGGGCGCGACCCTGGTCATCATCACCCACGATCCGGTGCTGGCGGCGCGCTGCGGCAGGATCGTGGAAATGCGCGACGGCCTCATCGTCGCCGACCACGCCGCATGA
- a CDS encoding Lrp/AsnC family transcriptional regulator, whose product MLGGPRLDRIDLKILTQLQQSGRITNVELADAVGLSPSPCLTRVKRLEKAGYITGYGAHINLHKLGEYLTVFTEVTLTEHRAGDFSRFETRIRKLDEIVECHLVSGGYDYLLKFVTRGVAHYQSIIEGMLESDYGIEKYFSYVVIKSPFIKHHYPIQHLFGEQR is encoded by the coding sequence ATGTTGGGCGGACCCAGACTGGACAGGATCGACCTCAAGATCCTGACGCAGCTTCAGCAATCAGGCCGCATCACCAATGTCGAGCTGGCCGATGCGGTCGGCCTGTCGCCCAGCCCGTGCCTAACCCGCGTCAAGCGACTGGAGAAGGCGGGCTATATCACCGGCTATGGCGCGCATATCAACCTGCACAAGCTGGGCGAATATCTGACGGTCTTTACCGAAGTCACGCTGACGGAGCATCGCGCGGGCGACTTTTCGCGGTTCGAGACCCGCATCCGCAAGCTGGACGAGATCGTCGAATGTCATCTGGTGAGCGGCGGATACGACTATCTGCTGAAATTCGTGACGCGGGGCGTGGCGCATTATCAGTCGATCATCGAAGGGATGCTGGAAAGCGATTACGGGATCGAGAAATATTTCAGCTATGTCGTGATCAAGTCGCCCTTCATCAAACATCATTACCCGATCCAGCATCTGTTCGGTGAGCAGCGGTAG
- a CDS encoding aspartate aminotransferase family protein: protein MTTMASDPTMHQSNRSLLDIDRDHLIHSVTSFRAHEARGATMLQSGKGMWLTDMDGRELLDAFAGLWCVNVGYGQDSIVEAAAEQMRRLPYATGYFHFGSEPAARLAQRLVDLSPEGLDHVYFTLGGSDAVDSAVRYITHYYNAIGKPAKKQCIALERGYHGSSSTGAGLTALTNFHRNFDLPLRWQHHIASPYPYRSDLEGDDAAIIARSVQELKDKVAALGADNVAAFFCEPIQGSGGVIVPPVGWLKAMRQACDELDILLVADEVITAFGRTGPMFACEAEDVSPDLMTVAKGLTAGYVPMGALLMSDKVYQGIADGAAPDVAIGHGATYSGHPVSAAVGLEVLRLYTDGGILANGQKVAARFDAGLAGIADHPMVGDTRGRGLLGAIELVADKGGKTRFDPALKLADRLFAKAYDNGVIFRAFADNIIGLAPALCASDGEMDEIFARIRKTLDDMLEEADIRAALG from the coding sequence ATAACCACCATGGCGAGCGACCCGACGATGCACCAATCCAACCGATCCCTGCTGGACATCGACCGCGATCATCTGATCCATTCGGTCACGTCCTTCCGCGCCCATGAAGCGCGCGGTGCGACCATGTTGCAAAGCGGCAAGGGCATGTGGTTGACGGACATGGACGGCCGCGAACTGCTGGACGCCTTTGCCGGGCTATGGTGCGTCAATGTCGGCTATGGTCAGGACAGCATCGTGGAGGCAGCGGCCGAGCAGATGCGCCGCCTGCCCTATGCGACGGGCTATTTCCATTTCGGCAGCGAACCCGCCGCGCGGCTGGCGCAGCGGCTGGTCGACCTGAGCCCCGAGGGGCTGGACCATGTCTATTTCACGCTGGGCGGGTCGGATGCGGTGGATTCCGCCGTCCGCTATATCACCCATTATTATAATGCGATCGGCAAGCCGGCGAAGAAGCAGTGCATCGCGCTGGAGCGTGGCTATCATGGATCGAGCAGCACCGGCGCGGGGCTGACGGCGCTGACCAATTTCCATCGCAATTTCGACCTGCCGCTGCGCTGGCAGCATCATATCGCATCGCCCTACCCCTATCGCAGCGACCTGGAAGGCGACGACGCCGCGATCATCGCCCGGTCGGTGCAGGAATTGAAGGACAAGGTCGCGGCACTGGGGGCCGACAATGTCGCCGCTTTCTTCTGCGAGCCGATCCAGGGATCGGGCGGGGTTATCGTGCCGCCGGTTGGCTGGCTCAAGGCCATGCGGCAGGCCTGCGACGAACTCGACATCCTTCTGGTCGCAGACGAGGTGATAACGGCGTTCGGCCGCACCGGCCCGATGTTCGCCTGCGAAGCGGAAGATGTGTCGCCTGACCTGATGACCGTCGCCAAGGGCCTCACCGCCGGTTACGTGCCGATGGGCGCGCTGCTGATGTCGGACAAAGTCTATCAGGGTATCGCCGATGGCGCGGCGCCCGATGTCGCGATCGGCCATGGCGCGACCTATTCGGGCCATCCGGTGAGCGCGGCGGTGGGGCTGGAAGTGCTGCGGCTCTATACCGATGGTGGCATATTAGCGAACGGGCAGAAGGTCGCCGCGCGCTTCGACGCGGGGCTGGCGGGGATCGCGGATCATCCGATGGTGGGCGACACGCGCGGGCGGGGCCTGCTGGGCGCGATCGAACTGGTCGCGGACAAGGGCGGCAAGACGCGCTTCGATCCCGCGCTGAAACTGGCCGACCGGCTGTTCGCCAAAGCCTATGACAATGGCGTCATCTTCCGCGCCTTTGCCGACAATATCATCGGGCTGGCCCCGGCGCTCTGCGCGTCGGATGGAGAGATGGACGAGATCTTCGCGCGTATCCGCAAAACGCTAGACGATATGCTGGAAGAAGCGGATATTCGCGCGGCGCTGGGATAA
- a CDS encoding copper resistance system multicopper oxidase, with translation MTTPIALDRRTLIKGAAALSLVGAFPAWARSGTPGLHPAPGVLSGDRIALTVGESHFGTGGRSAHAITINGTVPAPLIRLKEGQRVQLAVTNNLKEDTSIHWHGLIVPFQMDGVPGISFPGIRPGETFTYDFPIRQSGTYWYHSHSGMQEAMGHYGPIVIDPAGVDPVQATREHVIVLADWSPVHPHMLLKRLKQMGGYHNFQRQTLAGLLAGKDQPLKDRIDWGKMRMDPTDISDVTGSTYSFLINGHGTPENWTGLFTPGERVRLRIVNASAMTNFNVRLPGLPMTVVQCDGQHVQPVDTDEFQIGIAETYDVVVQPTDAKAYALIAEAIDRSGQVRATLAPQLGMVAPIPDLRQRPLLTMKDMGMDMSGMDMGQGGVIDLSQPANDSMAGHAMKMLDPSVAPDVPMGPGVATLSSMPADRTADRPTGLEDVDHRVLTYADLRSLEPNTDIRTPTRTLDIHLTANMERYMWSFDGVKLSDGAEPIAFRHNERVRVTLINDTMMPHPIHIHGHFFQLLTGDDPTHNPRKHTVNVLPGGKISFDLTADALGDWAFHCHMLMHMHAGMMRVVTVRPTEDAA, from the coding sequence ATGACGACACCCATCGCCCTCGACCGCCGCACCCTCATCAAAGGCGCGGCAGCGCTCAGCCTCGTCGGCGCCTTCCCCGCCTGGGCGCGCAGCGGCACGCCGGGCCTGCACCCCGCGCCCGGGGTCCTGTCGGGCGACCGCATTGCGCTCACCGTTGGCGAAAGCCATTTCGGCACCGGCGGCCGATCCGCCCATGCGATCACGATCAACGGCACCGTCCCCGCGCCGCTCATCCGCCTGAAGGAAGGGCAGCGCGTCCAGCTCGCCGTCACCAACAATCTCAAGGAAGACACGTCGATCCACTGGCACGGCCTGATCGTGCCCTTCCAGATGGATGGCGTTCCGGGCATCAGCTTCCCCGGCATCCGTCCGGGCGAAACCTTCACCTACGACTTCCCGATCCGTCAGTCCGGCACCTATTGGTATCACAGCCATTCGGGCATGCAGGAAGCCATGGGCCATTACGGCCCGATCGTCATCGATCCCGCAGGCGTCGATCCGGTACAGGCTACGCGCGAACATGTGATCGTGCTGGCGGACTGGTCGCCGGTCCACCCGCATATGCTGCTGAAACGCCTCAAGCAGATGGGCGGCTATCATAATTTTCAGCGCCAGACCCTCGCCGGGCTGCTCGCGGGGAAGGACCAGCCGCTCAAGGATCGCATCGACTGGGGCAAGATGCGCATGGACCCGACCGACATCTCCGACGTCACCGGCTCCACCTACAGTTTCCTCATCAACGGCCATGGCACGCCCGAAAATTGGACCGGGCTGTTCACGCCGGGTGAGCGCGTCCGTCTGCGCATCGTCAACGCCTCCGCCATGACCAATTTCAACGTCCGCCTGCCTGGCCTCCCCATGACCGTGGTCCAGTGCGATGGCCAGCATGTCCAGCCGGTCGACACCGACGAATTCCAGATCGGTATCGCCGAAACCTATGACGTCGTCGTCCAGCCGACAGACGCCAAAGCCTACGCCCTGATCGCGGAAGCCATCGACCGCTCCGGCCAGGTGCGTGCGACGCTCGCGCCGCAACTCGGCATGGTCGCGCCGATTCCCGATCTTCGCCAACGCCCGCTGCTGACGATGAAGGATATGGGCATGGATATGTCCGGCATGGACATGGGGCAGGGGGGCGTCATCGACTTGAGCCAGCCCGCCAACGACAGCATGGCGGGCCACGCCATGAAGATGCTCGACCCCTCGGTCGCGCCGGACGTGCCGATGGGGCCGGGCGTCGCGACCCTCTCCTCCATGCCCGCCGATCGCACTGCCGATCGGCCCACGGGGCTGGAGGATGTCGATCATCGCGTCCTCACCTATGCCGACCTGCGATCGCTCGAACCGAACACGGATATCCGCACGCCCACCCGCACGCTCGACATTCATCTGACCGCCAATATGGAACGCTATATGTGGTCCTTCGACGGCGTGAAGCTGTCGGACGGCGCGGAACCGATCGCCTTCCGCCACAATGAACGCGTGCGCGTCACGCTCATCAACGACACGATGATGCCGCACCCCATCCATATCCACGGCCATTTCTTCCAACTGCTGACCGGGGACGATCCTACCCATAATCCGCGCAAGCATACGGTGAACGTCCTGCCCGGCGGCAAGATCAGCTTCGATCTGACCGCCGATGCGCTGGGCGACTGGGCCTTCCACTGCCACATGCTGATGCACATGCATGCAGGGATGATGCGCGTCGTCACGGTCCGCCCAACGGAGGACGCGGCATGA
- a CDS encoding M20 aminoacylase family protein, with the protein MTDISDLIEPLIAFRRDIHAHPELGFCEHRTAGRIAEQLRALGLEVHEGIGRTGVVGVLRHGTSSRSIGLRADMDALPIHEQTNLPYASTTPGSFHGCGHDGHVAMLLGAAQHLARSRHFDGTINFFFQPAEEGQGGAREMVNEGLFERFPCDRVFGLHNWPDLPAGTIATRPGPIMGAADKFEIRLEGRGGHAAIPQDTPDAIFAAAALVQQLNAIVSRRIAPTASAVLSITQIHGGHTHNVIPELVTVSGTVRTFDPVVQDRIEASIREIAAGVALAGELSATVDYQRYYPATINDAEAAQEALDAAASVGEARLAPDPAFTSEDFAFMLQACKGAYIWLGQAKPKGSMPLHNPHYDFNDDVLGLGIKLHVALAERHLG; encoded by the coding sequence ATGACCGACATTTCCGACCTGATCGAACCGCTGATCGCGTTCCGCCGCGACATTCATGCGCATCCCGAGCTTGGCTTTTGCGAGCATCGCACGGCAGGTCGCATCGCCGAGCAATTGCGCGCGCTGGGGCTGGAGGTGCATGAAGGGATCGGCAGGACCGGTGTGGTCGGCGTGTTGCGCCATGGGACGTCTTCGCGCAGCATCGGCCTGCGCGCGGACATGGATGCGCTGCCGATCCATGAACAGACCAACCTGCCCTATGCCAGCACGACGCCGGGCAGTTTCCATGGCTGTGGCCATGACGGGCATGTCGCCATGCTGCTGGGCGCGGCGCAGCATTTGGCGCGCAGTCGCCATTTCGATGGGACCATCAACTTCTTCTTCCAGCCCGCCGAGGAAGGCCAGGGCGGCGCGCGCGAGATGGTCAATGAAGGGCTGTTCGAACGATTCCCCTGCGACCGCGTGTTCGGGCTGCACAATTGGCCCGACCTGCCTGCCGGGACGATCGCGACGCGGCCCGGCCCGATCATGGGCGCAGCCGACAAGTTCGAGATCCGGCTGGAAGGGCGCGGCGGCCATGCGGCAATCCCGCAGGATACGCCCGACGCGATTTTTGCTGCAGCAGCATTGGTGCAGCAATTGAACGCGATCGTGTCGCGCCGCATTGCGCCCACGGCGTCGGCCGTGCTGTCCATCACGCAGATTCATGGCGGGCATACGCATAATGTGATCCCCGAGCTGGTGACGGTTTCCGGGACGGTGCGGACATTCGATCCGGTGGTCCAGGACCGGATCGAGGCGTCGATACGCGAGATTGCAGCCGGCGTCGCGCTGGCGGGGGAATTGTCCGCGACCGTCGATTATCAACGCTATTATCCCGCGACGATCAACGATGCAGAAGCGGCGCAGGAAGCGCTGGACGCCGCAGCGAGCGTGGGCGAAGCGCGGCTGGCGCCCGACCCGGCCTTCACGTCGGAGGATTTCGCCTTCATGCTGCAAGCGTGCAAGGGTGCCTATATCTGGTTGGGACAAGCCAAGCCCAAGGGGTCGATGCCGCTGCACAACCCGCATTATGATTTCAACGACGATGTGCTGGGGTTGGGCATCAAGTTGCATGTCGCGTTGGCGGAACGGCATTTGGGCTGA
- a CDS encoding tartrate dehydrogenase, producing MSASNRTYAISVIPGDGIGKEVMPEGIRVLEQAASLYGFSITQSWQDFACCDYYAKHGQMMPDDWKERIGKPDAIFFGAVGWPDTVPDHVSLWGSLLQFRREYDQYVNLRPVRLMPGVPCPLVGREPGDIDFWVVRENTEGEYSSVGGKMFPGTDREIVIQETVMTRHGTDRVLRYAFDLAATRDRKHVTSATKSNGIAITMPWWDERVVEMAKHYPTVTHDKYHIDILTAQFVLNPDRFDVVVASNLFGDILSDLGPACTGTIGVAPSGNINPDGTHPSLFEPVHGSAPDIAGLGVANPVGQIWSAAMMLEHLGEAEAAAAIMRAVETVLAEPGLRTGDLKGTANTEQCGKAIADALS from the coding sequence ATGTCCGCAAGCAACCGCACCTACGCCATTTCCGTGATCCCCGGCGACGGGATCGGCAAGGAAGTCATGCCCGAAGGCATTCGCGTGCTGGAGCAGGCGGCGAGCCTTTATGGGTTCAGCATTACCCAGAGTTGGCAGGATTTCGCCTGCTGCGACTATTATGCCAAGCACGGCCAGATGATGCCGGACGACTGGAAGGAACGGATCGGCAAGCCCGACGCCATATTCTTCGGCGCAGTGGGTTGGCCCGATACGGTGCCGGATCATGTGTCGCTGTGGGGATCGCTGCTCCAGTTCCGGCGCGAATATGACCAATATGTCAATCTGCGCCCGGTGCGGCTGATGCCCGGCGTCCCCTGCCCGCTGGTGGGCCGCGAGCCGGGCGACATCGATTTCTGGGTCGTGCGGGAGAATACCGAGGGCGAATATAGCTCCGTCGGCGGCAAGATGTTTCCCGGCACCGATCGCGAAATCGTGATCCAGGAAACGGTGATGACCCGGCATGGCACCGACCGGGTGCTGCGTTACGCCTTCGACCTGGCGGCGACGCGGGACCGCAAACATGTCACGTCGGCGACCAAGTCGAACGGCATAGCGATCACCATGCCGTGGTGGGACGAGCGGGTGGTAGAGATGGCGAAACATTATCCGACCGTCACCCATGACAAATATCATATCGACATTCTAACCGCGCAGTTCGTGCTGAACCCCGACCGGTTCGATGTGGTCGTGGCGTCCAACCTGTTCGGCGATATCTTGTCCGACCTTGGCCCCGCTTGCACCGGCACGATTGGGGTCGCGCCTTCGGGCAATATCAACCCGGACGGCACGCACCCTTCCCTGTTCGAGCCGGTCCATGGGTCCGCGCCCGACATCGCGGGCTTGGGAGTAGCCAATCCGGTAGGGCAGATCTGGTCGGCGGCGATGATGCTGGAGCATCTGGGCGAAGCGGAGGCCGCCGCCGCGATCATGCGGGCAGTGGAGACGGTGCTGGCGGAGCCGGGCCTGCGCACCGGCGACCTGAAGGGCACGGCCAATACCGAGCAGTGCGGCAAGGCGATTGCCGACGCGCTGAGCTGA
- the copC gene encoding copper homeostasis periplasmic binding protein CopC — protein sequence MTRIFLTAAAAFAMILPAAASAHSKLVSSNPAADATVAKPTKVTLTFSETFLAPMSGAELTMTAMPGMTDHPAMPIKGFKTSVEGKTMTLTFPRALPAGTYDLKWHLVGADQHKMEGGYSFKVK from the coding sequence ATGACCCGTATTTTCCTGACCGCCGCCGCCGCTTTCGCGATGATCCTGCCCGCTGCGGCGAGCGCGCACAGCAAGCTCGTTTCGTCCAATCCCGCCGCTGATGCGACCGTCGCCAAGCCGACCAAGGTGACGCTGACCTTTTCCGAAACCTTCCTGGCGCCGATGAGCGGGGCGGAACTGACCATGACGGCCATGCCGGGCATGACCGATCACCCCGCCATGCCGATCAAGGGTTTCAAGACCAGCGTCGAAGGCAAGACGATGACGCTGACCTTTCCCCGCGCGCTGCCGGCCGGCACCTATGACCTGAAATGGCATCTGGTCGGCGCGGACCAGCACAAGATGGAAGGCGGCTACAGCTTCAAGGTCAAGTAA
- a CDS encoding periplasmic heavy metal sensor, producing the protein MTVRRYALVALVAFAAALAAVLVARTWLAPAPRVESQVHALLHEKLTLDAAQEQRIHALESAFATRRAALEAEMRADNERLATAIEGEHGYGPKVAEAVDRSHHVMGQLQKETLQHIFAMRGVLRPDQAAQFDAAIVKALTQPAR; encoded by the coding sequence ATGACCGTCCGCCGTTATGCGCTGGTCGCTCTCGTCGCCTTCGCCGCCGCGCTGGCAGCCGTGCTGGTAGCCCGCACCTGGCTTGCCCCAGCGCCGCGCGTCGAAAGCCAGGTCCATGCCCTGCTGCATGAAAAGCTGACGCTCGACGCCGCGCAGGAACAGCGCATCCATGCGCTCGAAAGCGCCTTCGCCACGCGCCGCGCCGCGCTGGAGGCGGAAATGCGCGCCGACAATGAACGGCTCGCCACGGCGATAGAGGGCGAACATGGCTATGGTCCGAAGGTGGCGGAGGCGGTCGATCGCTCCCACCATGTGATGGGGCAACTGCAAAAGGAAACGCTCCAGCACATCTTCGCGATGCGCGGCGTGTTGCGCCCCGATCAGGCGGCGCAGTTCGACGCCGCCATCGTCAAGGCGCTGACCCAGCCCGCCCGGTGA
- a CDS encoding RNA polymerase sigma factor: MTARNPDPDSEPDDRELAARALAGHQPAYGALMRRHRDAVYRLARGHVGNGDEALDITQETFVAAFAALARYDGVRPFRVWIARIALNKCRDWARRRTVRRLFTFARPIDDALAIASPDATPEEVAHSHREVARINAAIAALPTNLKQVVLLRTIEGMSQAEAADVLGVTEKAVETRLYRARAKLTEILRD, from the coding sequence GTGACGGCCCGCAACCCCGATCCCGATTCCGAACCGGACGATCGGGAACTGGCGGCTCGCGCGCTCGCCGGGCATCAACCCGCTTATGGCGCCTTGATGCGGCGGCATCGCGACGCGGTCTATCGCCTTGCCCGCGGACATGTGGGTAACGGCGACGAAGCGCTCGACATCACGCAGGAAACATTCGTGGCCGCCTTCGCCGCGCTCGCGCGCTATGACGGGGTGCGTCCGTTTCGCGTCTGGATCGCCCGGATCGCGCTCAACAAATGCCGCGACTGGGCGCGCCGCCGCACGGTTCGCCGCCTCTTCACCTTCGCTAGGCCCATCGACGATGCGCTCGCCATCGCCAGTCCCGACGCCACGCCGGAGGAAGTCGCCCATTCGCATCGCGAAGTCGCGCGCATCAACGCCGCTATCGCTGCGCTCCCGACCAATCTCAAGCAGGTGGTGCTGCTCCGCACGATAGAGGGGATGAGCCAGGCGGAGGCGGCCGATGTGCTGGGCGTCACCGAAAAGGCGGTCGAAACCCGGCTCTACCGCGCCCGCGCGAAATTGACCGAAATTTTGAGGGATTGA
- a CDS encoding cupin domain-containing protein, translating to MTSTASQTRTRSFIDLRAWADDAMVAAPSGDPFLTARADLPLAPGQISVGLIALPQGTGAVHAMPAEEFIIVASGAARIEQAGKIFTLDEGDSLLLREGAAFAWSCHADTRLLFMRRTGGPAGDGAIIPVDTQAPLEPSGAPLAELLVGPTPQCRNHGDYKSEDGEYMVGTWDSTPYHRRPMVYRHYELMYLLDGSVTFVDEDGAEGTFHKGDIFLVEQGASCSWDSQVDVKKVYCIYRPA from the coding sequence ATGACCAGCACCGCATCGCAAACCCGCACCCGTTCCTTCATCGATCTGCGCGCCTGGGCGGATGACGCCATGGTCGCCGCGCCGTCCGGCGACCCTTTCCTCACCGCCCGTGCCGACCTGCCGCTGGCGCCCGGACAGATCAGCGTCGGTCTCATCGCCTTGCCGCAAGGGACGGGCGCAGTCCACGCGATGCCCGCCGAAGAATTCATCATCGTCGCGTCCGGCGCAGCACGGATCGAACAGGCGGGCAAGATCTTCACGCTCGATGAAGGCGACAGCCTTCTCCTGCGCGAGGGCGCGGCCTTCGCCTGGTCATGCCATGCCGACACGCGCCTGCTCTTCATGCGCCGCACCGGTGGCCCGGCGGGCGACGGGGCGATCATTCCCGTCGATACGCAAGCCCCGCTCGAACCATCAGGCGCGCCGCTGGCCGAACTGCTGGTCGGCCCGACGCCGCAATGCCGCAACCATGGCGATTACAAATCCGAAGACGGCGAATATATGGTCGGCACCTGGGATTCGACGCCCTATCACCGCCGCCCGATGGTCTATCGCCATTATGAACTCATGTATCTGCTCGACGGCAGCGTGACCTTCGTCGACGAAGACGGCGCGGAAGGCACCTTCCATAAGGGCGACATCTTCCTGGTCGAACAGGGCGCCAGTTGCAGCTGGGACAGCCAGGTCGATGTGAAGAAAGTCTATTGCATCTACCGACCGGCCTGA